Proteins found in one Crassostrea angulata isolate pt1a10 chromosome 3, ASM2561291v2, whole genome shotgun sequence genomic segment:
- the LOC128177562 gene encoding uncharacterized protein LOC128177562 produces MKVLASLILIAFAVDAATQSTCSNCNYKGKNYPFLSRFEAEVDACMREVCYCKCNGTAVCPPGLRIRTCGDCTQCTHPITGMGIDPYSTFFFHLNCYRLSCLCNCNGTYDCPGAVLLSNCK; encoded by the exons ATGAAG GTTTTGGCAAGTTTGATTCTCATTGCCTTTGCCGTTGATGCAGCTACACAGTCAACCTGCAGCAACTGTAACTACAAGGGAAAAAACTACCCGTTCCTGTCCAGATTTGAGGCAGAGGTGGACGCGTGCATGCGCGAGGTCTGCTATTGCAAGTGTAACGGCACCGCAGTGTGTCCGCCTGGCCTACGTATCCGCACGTGCGGAGACTGTACACAGTGCACTCATCCAATCACGGGAATGGGGATTGACCCGTACTCTACGTTTTTCTTCCACCTCAATTGCTACCGCCTGTCCTGTCTCTGCAACTGTAACGGAACCTATGACTGCCCCGGGGCAGTTCTACTGTCAAACTGCAAATGA